One stretch of Caldinitratiruptor microaerophilus DNA includes these proteins:
- a CDS encoding methyl-accepting chemotaxis protein: protein MQRLRLPVFRLPSLTIAAQLQALFFFLILVVVGLSGFGFWLSNLLVDQTRRSSTDMARMAQLTQANQLLLEVARTATQISEFTTEGQKESMLTSFQLASDLIRKEREAAAGAGLDNVVRTLDLAVENLTKVPEYVDTAFQERGNEGTLMLYKNWVMDAITNITYSVSSAQQAYARVEADHAEAAVASVRKIRLAVPVVGAVATVWTLLSAWIVRARVARPLAAAAAVAGRVATGDLTVRMGLRRKDEIGALAGSIDEMVGHLRHLLGAVRTESHTVEEQAGLLGRHAAEVSRLAREVSEAASGLAEGARQQSEDVAQASERLAEVARAVEQIATSTQVQSQEAARVMEQLDKVERAARAVADTAHQVEDASAHTARTSAEGAGVAAATAGSLEAMYSLATQAAERMASLEGHARQVAEFLQVIDEIAGQVNLLSLNAAIEAARAGEHGRGFAVVADEVRGLAERSREAAGRIREVLAAMMEALGAASEAVGGCARRVEEGVAQAGQLREALERIQKAVDGAREQAARISRLADGMLEATSAATQATTGMVAQVEEHSSATEEVAAMMEEVEQMVKRIARVAETTASTAREVSAASQGSAAVAGDIAGAIESLTAMSRRMTEAIGAFQM, encoded by the coding sequence ATGCAACGGCTCCGTCTGCCGGTCTTCCGCCTGCCTTCCCTCACGATCGCCGCCCAGCTCCAGGCCCTGTTCTTCTTCCTGATCCTCGTGGTGGTGGGGCTGAGCGGCTTCGGGTTCTGGCTCTCCAACCTCCTCGTGGACCAGACGCGCCGGAGCAGCACCGACATGGCGCGGATGGCGCAGCTGACGCAGGCGAACCAGCTCCTCCTGGAGGTCGCCCGCACGGCCACCCAGATCAGCGAATTCACCACGGAGGGCCAGAAGGAGTCGATGCTCACGAGCTTCCAGCTGGCCTCCGACCTGATCCGGAAGGAACGCGAGGCGGCCGCCGGCGCCGGCCTCGACAACGTCGTCCGCACGCTGGACCTGGCGGTGGAGAACCTGACCAAGGTCCCCGAGTACGTCGACACCGCGTTCCAGGAGCGCGGCAATGAAGGCACCCTGATGCTCTACAAGAACTGGGTCATGGATGCGATCACCAACATCACGTATTCCGTCTCGTCGGCGCAACAGGCCTACGCCCGGGTGGAGGCCGATCACGCCGAGGCGGCCGTCGCGAGCGTCCGGAAGATCCGCCTGGCGGTGCCGGTGGTGGGGGCCGTGGCCACGGTGTGGACGCTCCTGAGCGCCTGGATCGTCCGGGCCCGGGTCGCCCGGCCGCTGGCCGCCGCCGCCGCCGTCGCCGGCCGGGTCGCCACCGGCGACCTCACCGTCCGCATGGGCCTGCGGCGCAAGGACGAGATCGGCGCCCTGGCCGGCAGCATCGACGAGATGGTCGGCCACCTCCGCCACCTCCTCGGCGCCGTCCGCACCGAGAGCCACACCGTCGAGGAGCAGGCCGGCCTCCTCGGCCGCCACGCCGCCGAGGTCAGCCGCCTCGCCCGCGAGGTCTCCGAGGCCGCCTCCGGCCTCGCCGAGGGCGCCCGGCAGCAGTCCGAGGACGTCGCCCAGGCCTCCGAGCGCCTCGCCGAGGTCGCCCGGGCCGTGGAGCAGATCGCCACCTCCACCCAGGTCCAGTCCCAGGAGGCCGCCCGGGTCATGGAGCAGCTCGACAAGGTCGAGCGCGCCGCCCGGGCCGTGGCCGACACCGCCCACCAGGTCGAGGACGCCTCCGCCCACACGGCCCGGACCTCCGCCGAGGGCGCCGGCGTCGCCGCCGCCACCGCCGGCAGCCTGGAGGCCATGTACTCCCTGGCCACCCAGGCCGCCGAGCGGATGGCCAGCCTCGAGGGCCACGCCCGCCAGGTCGCCGAGTTCCTGCAGGTGATCGACGAGATCGCCGGCCAGGTGAACCTCCTCTCCCTGAACGCCGCCATCGAGGCGGCCCGGGCCGGCGAGCACGGCCGGGGCTTCGCCGTCGTCGCCGACGAGGTCCGGGGGCTGGCCGAGCGCTCCCGGGAGGCCGCCGGCCGCATCCGGGAGGTGCTCGCCGCCATGATGGAGGCGCTGGGGGCCGCCAGCGAGGCGGTCGGCGGCTGCGCCCGGCGCGTCGAGGAGGGCGTGGCGCAGGCGGGCCAGCTCCGGGAGGCGCTGGAGCGCATCCAGAAGGCCGTCGACGGCGCCCGGGAGCAGGCGGCCCGCATCTCCCGCCTGGCCGACGGGATGCTGGAGGCCACCTCGGCGGCCACCCAGGCGACGACGGGGATGGTGGCGCAGGTGGAGGAGCACTCCTCGGCCACCGAGGAGGTCGCCGCCATGATGGAAGAGGTCGAGCAGATGGTGAAGCGGATCGCCCGGGTGGCGGAGACGACGGCGTCCACGGCCCGGGAGGTGTCGGCCGCGAGCCAGGGGTCGGCGGCGGTGGCGGGCGACATCGCCGGGGCGATCGAGTCCCTGACGGCGATGAGCCGGCGGATGACGGAGGCGATCGGCGCCTTCCAGATGTGA
- the secE gene encoding preprotein translocase subunit SecE, translating into MEKLRQWIEDAKKYLREVRGELRKVVWPDRRQTTVLTSVVILSSALVAVIIWAFDKLVSGLMLLLLGR; encoded by the coding sequence ATGGAAAAGCTGCGCCAGTGGATCGAGGACGCAAAGAAGTACCTGCGCGAGGTCCGGGGGGAGCTGCGCAAGGTGGTCTGGCCGGACCGCAGGCAGACGACCGTCCTGACCTCGGTCGTCATCCTTTCCAGCGCCCTGGTGGCCGTGATCATCTGGGCCTTCGACAAGCTGGTCAGCGGGCTCATGCTACTCCTTCTGGGAAGGTAG
- the nusG gene encoding transcription termination/antitermination protein NusG, translating to MEGEKKWYVVHTYSGYENKVKANLEKRVESMGMQEKIFRVLVPTEEELEDKGGGKKKIVKKKVFPGYVLVEMIMNDDSWYVVRNTPGVTGFVGSGSRPIPLLEEEVRQILGQASGEEIKHRITVQVGQHVRVRTGPFKDFIGVVEEVEPEKGKVKVKVNMFGRETPIELDHHQVEEL from the coding sequence ATGGAAGGCGAGAAGAAATGGTACGTCGTGCACACGTACTCCGGGTATGAAAACAAGGTGAAGGCGAACCTGGAGAAGCGTGTGGAGTCCATGGGCATGCAGGAGAAGATCTTCCGGGTCCTGGTGCCCACGGAGGAAGAGCTCGAGGACAAGGGCGGCGGGAAGAAGAAGATCGTCAAGAAGAAGGTCTTCCCGGGCTACGTCCTGGTGGAGATGATCATGAACGACGACTCCTGGTACGTCGTCCGGAACACGCCGGGCGTGACGGGGTTCGTCGGTTCGGGCAGCCGCCCGATCCCCCTCCTGGAGGAGGAGGTCCGGCAGATCCTGGGCCAGGCGAGCGGCGAGGAGATCAAGCACCGCATCACGGTCCAGGTGGGCCAGCACGTGCGGGTGCGCACCGGCCCGTTCAAGGACTTCATCGGCGTGGTGGAAGAGGTCGAACCCGAGAAGGGGAAGGTCAAGGTCAAGGTCAACATGTTCGGCCGGGAGACGCCGATCGAGCTGGACCACCACCAGGTCGAGGAACTCTAG